The Alteripontixanthobacter sp. genome has a window encoding:
- the fabZ gene encoding 3-hydroxyacyl-ACP dehydratase FabZ: MSDSGKAGGGAGSDGSGYDIRKVLDTLPHRYPMLLVDRVVSLDVEEGIHAVKAVSFNEGFFQGHFPGRPIMPGVMQIEALAQAAALLAMEALDLSGSGKLVYFMAIEEAKFRKPVEPGCLLDLHVGFVQKRSRVCKFWGRAEIEGEVATEVKFTAMVADPPPAPE; encoded by the coding sequence ATGAGTGATAGCGGCAAGGCCGGCGGGGGCGCCGGATCGGACGGCTCCGGTTACGATATTCGCAAGGTTCTGGACACCTTGCCGCATCGCTACCCGATGCTGCTGGTCGACCGCGTCGTGTCGCTGGATGTCGAAGAAGGCATCCATGCGGTCAAGGCGGTCAGCTTCAACGAAGGCTTCTTCCAGGGGCATTTTCCCGGCCGCCCGATCATGCCGGGCGTTATGCAGATCGAGGCGTTGGCTCAGGCCGCAGCGCTCCTCGCTATGGAGGCGCTGGACCTCTCCGGTAGCGGCAAGCTGGTCTATTTCATGGCGATCGAGGAAGCGAAGTTCCGCAAGCCCGTGGAGCCGGGCTGTTTGCTCGATCTACATGTCGGCTTCGTCCAGAAACGCTCACGTGTGTGCAAGTTCTGGGGCAGGGCGGAAATCGAGGGCGAGGTCGCAACCGAAGTCAAGTTCACCGCGATGGTCGCCGATCCGCCACCGGCACCCGAATAG
- the rseP gene encoding RIP metalloprotease RseP, giving the protein MTESIPIWMWIVGLLCILGPLVTLHELGHYLVGRWFGVGAQAFSVGFGKELVGFNDSRGTRWKISMLPLGGYVQFKGDMNAASMPEADAEDATFGMATEEALAEDGDRDVVGKSFHKADLWKRALIVFAGPAMNIIITIAIYAGFNMIYGELESPAIVESFAESSVARDAGVAVGDEILAIDGEFVEDFFAVRQTVMMYPGRSIELTVDRGGSQIDIPVTLEDHTITDRFGNESRIGLLGVQSAEPQRAPLGPVEAVGKAGVQTVQLLDMMITGIGQIFTGERSVRELGGPIKIAKYSGEQLSLGWLAFVNFAALISINLAFINLLPIPTLDGGHLAFYAAEAVRRKPVGPRGQEWAFRTGLALVLMLMLFVTINDIVSLPVFGI; this is encoded by the coding sequence TTGACCGAATCTATCCCAATCTGGATGTGGATCGTCGGGTTGCTGTGCATCCTCGGCCCGTTGGTGACCCTGCACGAGCTGGGACACTATCTGGTGGGCCGCTGGTTCGGCGTAGGCGCGCAGGCGTTTTCGGTCGGGTTCGGCAAGGAACTGGTTGGCTTCAACGACAGCCGTGGCACGCGCTGGAAGATCAGCATGTTGCCGCTGGGCGGTTATGTCCAGTTCAAGGGCGACATGAACGCCGCCTCCATGCCGGAAGCGGACGCGGAAGATGCGACCTTCGGAATGGCGACCGAAGAGGCGTTGGCCGAGGATGGTGACCGCGACGTGGTCGGCAAAAGCTTCCACAAGGCCGATCTGTGGAAGCGCGCGCTGATCGTGTTTGCCGGGCCGGCGATGAATATCATCATCACCATCGCCATCTATGCCGGGTTCAACATGATCTATGGCGAGCTGGAATCGCCCGCCATCGTGGAAAGCTTCGCGGAAAGCTCCGTGGCCCGCGATGCCGGGGTGGCGGTCGGGGACGAAATCCTGGCCATCGATGGCGAATTTGTCGAAGATTTCTTTGCCGTCCGGCAGACGGTAATGATGTATCCCGGACGCTCTATCGAGCTGACGGTGGACCGGGGCGGCAGCCAAATCGACATTCCGGTAACGCTGGAAGACCACACGATTACCGACCGTTTCGGCAATGAATCGCGGATCGGTCTGCTAGGCGTACAAAGCGCCGAACCCCAGCGAGCGCCGCTAGGACCTGTGGAAGCGGTCGGCAAGGCAGGGGTGCAGACAGTCCAGCTGCTCGACATGATGATTACCGGCATCGGACAGATTTTTACCGGCGAGCGATCGGTGCGCGAGCTTGGCGGGCCGATCAAGATCGCCAAATATTCGGGCGAGCAGCTCAGTCTCGGCTGGCTTGCTTTCGTCAACTTTGCCGCGTTGATCTCAATTAACTTGGCATTCATTAACCTGCTGCCAATTCCGACGCTCGATGGCGGGCACCTGGCGTTCTACGCGGCCGAAGCGGTCCGCCGGAAGCCGGTAGGTCCGCGCGGGCAGGAATGGGCGTTTCGCACCGGCCTCGCGCTGGTTCTCATGCTCATGCTGTTCGTCACGATCAACGATATCGTCTCGCTGCCTGTTTTCGGCATTTAG
- the rfbD gene encoding dTDP-4-dehydrorhamnose reductase → MKALVIGASGQVGSALLGQVPPGITATGLSRDALDLTDETAIAEAIFDHRPDFVLNAAAYTAVDKAENEPELAQAVNGDAVGAMAMALLETGGRLVHISTDFVFDGEQSTPYAPDDQRNPLSAYGETKAAGEDVAGDDAIICRTSWVYAAGGANFVRTMLGLMGERDELSVVADQIGAPTWASGLARTLWALALEGQPGTYHHRDAGAASWYDLAVAIYEEGKAIGLLSRDVAISPIATEDYPTPAHRPAYSLLDDSETRALLGDRPPHWRVNLRKMLQEEQRLG, encoded by the coding sequence GTGAAGGCGCTGGTTATCGGAGCGAGCGGACAGGTCGGTTCGGCGCTGCTGGGGCAAGTGCCACCGGGAATTACGGCCACCGGGCTCAGCCGCGATGCACTCGATCTGACCGACGAAACCGCGATTGCCGAAGCAATCTTCGATCACCGTCCCGATTTCGTGCTGAATGCCGCCGCCTATACCGCGGTGGACAAGGCCGAAAATGAGCCCGAGCTGGCGCAGGCGGTCAACGGCGATGCGGTTGGCGCAATGGCGATGGCGCTGCTGGAAACGGGCGGGCGGCTGGTCCATATCAGCACCGATTTCGTGTTCGATGGCGAACAGTCCACTCCCTATGCGCCGGACGATCAGCGCAATCCGCTCTCGGCCTATGGTGAGACGAAGGCGGCGGGCGAGGATGTCGCTGGCGATGATGCGATTATCTGCCGTACCAGCTGGGTCTATGCTGCGGGAGGCGCGAATTTCGTGCGCACGATGTTGGGGCTGATGGGGGAGCGCGACGAGCTTTCGGTTGTCGCCGATCAGATCGGCGCGCCGACCTGGGCTTCAGGCCTTGCGCGAACCTTGTGGGCGCTGGCGCTGGAAGGGCAGCCGGGCACCTATCATCACCGCGATGCCGGCGCGGCGAGCTGGTACGATCTGGCTGTGGCCATTTACGAGGAGGGCAAGGCGATCGGCCTGCTTTCCCGCGATGTGGCGATCAGTCCCATCGCTACCGAGGATTATCCGACGCCGGCGCATCGCCCGGCATATTCGCTGCTCGACGATAGCGAAACGCGCGCTTTGCTGGGTGACCGGCCGCCCCATTGGCGTGTAAATTTGCGCAAGATGCTTCAGGAGGAACAACGACTTGGCTAA
- the dxr gene encoding 1-deoxy-D-xylulose-5-phosphate reductoisomerase gives MRSISILGATGSVGASTLDLIRRNRGEWRVVALTANSSAEELARLAREFGAEIAVVGDETCLGKLREALSGSDIEAAGGPDALCEAAARPVDLTVAAIVGCAGLAPTMAAIEQGATIALANKEALVSAGEVMTAAVTRHGATLLPVDSEHNAIFQCLAGSDLSDVRRITLTASGGPLRNWSAERLAAVTPAEAVAHPNWDMGAKISVDSATMFNKGLEFIEAHHLFPVGLNRLRIVVHPQSVIHSMVEYRDNSTLAQLGPSDMRVPIASCLAWPRRMDTPCEPLDLPALGELTFFAPDEDRFPATRIAREAAQAGGAAPAVMNAANEVAVAAFLAGNMAFTRIALVVEETLNNYTPDAPQSLADVLAVDGEARASAETLLETA, from the coding sequence ATGCGCTCGATTTCCATCCTCGGTGCAACGGGATCGGTCGGCGCTTCGACGCTCGACCTGATCCGCCGTAATCGCGGCGAGTGGCGGGTGGTCGCGCTGACTGCGAATTCCAGCGCCGAGGAACTGGCCAGGCTGGCGCGCGAATTTGGGGCTGAGATCGCGGTAGTCGGTGACGAAACCTGCCTGGGTAAGCTGCGCGAAGCCTTGTCCGGCTCCGATATCGAAGCAGCTGGCGGGCCGGATGCCTTGTGCGAAGCGGCTGCTCGCCCGGTGGATTTGACAGTGGCCGCGATCGTCGGCTGCGCAGGGCTCGCCCCGACCATGGCGGCGATCGAACAGGGTGCCACGATCGCGCTGGCCAACAAGGAAGCGCTGGTCTCCGCAGGCGAAGTGATGACCGCTGCCGTGACCCGGCACGGGGCGACATTGCTACCGGTCGATAGCGAGCATAACGCGATCTTCCAGTGTCTTGCCGGGAGCGATCTGAGCGATGTCCGCCGGATCACGCTGACCGCCAGCGGCGGCCCTTTGCGCAATTGGTCGGCAGAGCGACTGGCGGCCGTCACGCCGGCCGAAGCGGTGGCTCATCCCAACTGGGATATGGGCGCAAAAATCAGCGTCGATAGTGCGACCATGTTCAACAAGGGCCTCGAATTTATCGAGGCGCATCACCTGTTTCCCGTGGGGCTAAACCGTCTGCGCATCGTGGTTCACCCGCAAAGCGTGATCCATTCGATGGTGGAATATCGCGACAATTCAACGCTGGCGCAGCTGGGCCCGTCGGATATGCGCGTTCCCATCGCATCGTGCCTGGCCTGGCCGCGCCGGATGGACACGCCGTGCGAACCGCTCGATCTGCCGGCTTTGGGCGAACTGACGTTTTTCGCGCCCGATGAAGACCGCTTCCCTGCCACGCGCATCGCTCGGGAGGCGGCGCAGGCCGGCGGCGCGGCACCTGCGGTGATGAATGCCGCCAATGAGGTGGCGGTTGCCGCGTTCCTGGCGGGTAACATGGCGTTCACGCGCATTGCTTTAGTGGTCGAAGAGACGCTCAACAATTACACGCCCGATGCGCCCCAATCGCTGGCCGATGTGCTTGCGGTGGATGGCGAAGCACGCGCATCGGCCGAAACCCTGCTGGAGACCGCCTGA
- the rpmE gene encoding 50S ribosomal protein L31 translates to MKADTHPDYHNITVKMTDGSTFETRSTWGAEGDTMTLDIDPTSHPAWTGGKQQIQEGGRVAKFNKRFGGISLKK, encoded by the coding sequence ATGAAGGCCGATACGCATCCCGATTACCACAATATCACCGTCAAGATGACCGACGGCAGCACCTTTGAAACGCGTTCCACCTGGGGTGCGGAAGGTGACACGATGACTCTGGATATCGATCCGACCAGCCACCCGGCATGGACCGGCGGCAAGCAGCAGATCCAGGAAGGCGGCCGCGTCGCCAAGTTCAACAAGCGTTTTGGCGGTATTTCGCTGAAGAAATAA
- a CDS encoding OmpH family outer membrane protein, whose product MKLTRTFLSLAAAGAALAATGASAQVNGIATSSPEAAIARAAARTQAYSTISTTYATQIQQIGTLRQQARDLQLSLDTNGDGQLTQQEAAANPGVQQQLAQLQQQIDTAGRPAQLAQIYVIEQIIQRYDEAQTQVVQQKGIQLMLSPEVFQYAPQGVDVTQDLVTAINALVPTVNATPPANYQPSRSAVETHQAVQQLLLMAAAQQQQQAAQQQQPSGR is encoded by the coding sequence ATGAAACTTACCCGTACTTTTCTTTCGCTGGCTGCGGCCGGTGCCGCACTCGCTGCGACCGGTGCTTCTGCGCAGGTCAATGGGATCGCTACTTCCAGCCCGGAAGCTGCCATTGCCAGGGCGGCTGCTCGTACCCAGGCTTACAGCACGATCAGCACGACCTATGCCACGCAGATCCAGCAGATCGGCACGCTGCGCCAGCAGGCGCGCGATTTGCAGCTCAGCCTCGATACCAATGGCGATGGCCAGCTGACGCAGCAGGAAGCCGCGGCCAATCCCGGTGTACAGCAACAGCTCGCCCAGCTCCAGCAGCAGATCGACACCGCAGGTCGCCCCGCGCAGCTCGCGCAGATCTATGTCATCGAGCAGATTATCCAACGCTATGACGAAGCGCAGACCCAGGTCGTCCAGCAGAAGGGCATCCAGCTCATGCTGTCGCCTGAAGTGTTCCAATACGCCCCGCAAGGTGTGGATGTGACGCAGGATCTTGTCACCGCCATCAACGCGCTGGTGCCGACGGTTAATGCCACGCCGCCGGCCAATTATCAGCCCAGCCGCAGCGCAGTGGAAACGCACCAGGCCGTCCAACAGCTGCTTCTGATGGCAGCCGCGCAGCAACAGCAGCAGGCAGCCCAGCAACAGCAGCCGAGCGGCCGCTAA
- a CDS encoding phosphatidate cytidylyltransferase: MGLHEGSGALAEDSSELLGEPQGADVAAGQQRGRKRDRMKRAVGGPLQKGVSDLGVRAASGLVMIAILVTAIWQGGAVLDALFTIVALAALVEFVLLVVKATDNVPFRLAAILAGAVYIGVAAAVLVGAELYYLVAALGAVIATDTGAYFSGRTIGGPKIAPSISPSKTWAGLLGGMVMSALWIACVVGAFFYLQDYKTFGELFEVAGDQLIGAALVGAALAVAAQAGDFFESWLKRRAGVKDSSRLIPGHGGVLDRVDGILPVAWIVGILGALF, translated from the coding sequence ATGGGTTTGCACGAAGGGAGCGGCGCTTTGGCGGAAGATAGTTCCGAATTGCTGGGAGAGCCGCAGGGCGCGGATGTCGCCGCCGGCCAACAGCGCGGCCGCAAGCGTGACCGTATGAAGCGCGCGGTGGGCGGGCCGCTGCAAAAGGGTGTTTCGGATCTGGGCGTTCGCGCTGCTTCCGGCCTGGTGATGATCGCGATCCTCGTCACGGCGATCTGGCAGGGCGGTGCCGTGCTCGATGCGCTGTTCACCATCGTCGCCTTGGCGGCGCTGGTCGAATTCGTGCTGCTGGTGGTCAAGGCGACCGACAATGTCCCCTTCCGGCTCGCCGCGATCCTGGCAGGCGCAGTCTATATCGGCGTCGCCGCCGCGGTGCTGGTGGGGGCGGAGCTCTATTACCTCGTCGCGGCGCTGGGCGCGGTGATTGCCACCGATACCGGCGCATATTTCTCCGGACGGACCATCGGCGGGCCCAAAATCGCTCCGAGTATCAGCCCCTCCAAGACCTGGGCGGGACTGCTCGGCGGGATGGTGATGAGCGCGCTGTGGATTGCCTGCGTGGTCGGTGCGTTCTTCTATCTGCAGGATTACAAGACGTTTGGCGAACTGTTCGAGGTCGCGGGCGACCAGCTGATCGGTGCCGCTTTGGTCGGCGCAGCTTTGGCTGTCGCGGCGCAGGCCGGGGATTTTTTCGAAAGCTGGCTAAAACGCCGGGCCGGGGTCAAGGATAGCTCCAGGCTTATCCCGGGGCATGGCGGCGTGCTGGACCGGGTGGACGGTATTTTGCCGGTGGCGTGGATTGTCGGCATTCTGGGCGCGTTGTTCTGA
- the rfbA gene encoding glucose-1-phosphate thymidylyltransferase RfbA translates to MNSDNTPSNASSRPRRGMILAGGSGTRLWPLTRGVSKQLMPVYDKPMIYYPLSALMLAGIREVLIITTPQDQEAFKAVLGDGSDWGMELHYAIQPSPDGLAQAFHIGADFVRGGPSALVLGDNIFYGHGFPQLLANADQRTSGASVFAYYVSNPEAYGVVDFDDQGRAQTIEEKPEQPKSNYAVTGLYFYDDTVVDRARDLKPSPRGELEITDLNRLYLHDDALNVEIMGRGYAWLDTGTHGSLLDAGSYVRITEERQGLKICCPEEIAWRQGFIGDEQLLRIAEPLKKSGYGEYLAALINHRYTP, encoded by the coding sequence ATGAACTCAGACAACACCCCGAGCAACGCCTCGTCCCGTCCGCGGCGGGGCATGATCCTCGCCGGCGGATCGGGCACGCGGCTGTGGCCATTGACCCGCGGCGTCTCCAAGCAATTGATGCCGGTCTATGACAAGCCGATGATCTATTACCCGCTCAGCGCGCTGATGCTGGCGGGTATTCGTGAGGTGCTGATCATTACCACGCCGCAGGATCAGGAAGCGTTCAAGGCTGTGCTGGGCGATGGATCGGATTGGGGGATGGAACTTCACTATGCCATCCAGCCGAGCCCCGACGGGCTGGCGCAGGCGTTTCATATCGGTGCGGACTTTGTGCGCGGCGGGCCGAGCGCGCTCGTGCTGGGCGACAACATATTCTACGGACACGGTTTTCCGCAGCTGCTCGCCAACGCCGACCAGCGCACCAGCGGCGCTAGCGTTTTCGCCTATTATGTGTCCAATCCCGAAGCATACGGGGTAGTCGATTTCGACGATCAGGGCCGGGCGCAGACGATCGAGGAAAAGCCGGAGCAGCCCAAGTCCAATTATGCGGTAACGGGGCTGTATTTCTACGACGACACCGTCGTGGACCGCGCGCGCGACCTTAAGCCTTCGCCGCGCGGGGAATTGGAAATCACCGATCTCAACCGGCTCTACCTCCATGACGATGCGTTGAATGTCGAGATTATGGGGCGCGGCTATGCCTGGCTCGATACTGGGACGCATGGCTCGCTTCTGGATGCGGGCAGCTATGTTCGGATCACGGAGGAACGGCAGGGCCTGAAAATCTGCTGTCCTGAAGAAATCGCGTGGCGCCAGGGCTTTATAGGCGACGAGCAGTTGCTGCGTATTGCCGAGCCACTCAAGAAATCCGGCTATGGCGAATATCTCGCCGCTCTGATCAACCACCGCTATACGCCATGA
- the uppS gene encoding polyprenyl diphosphate synthase, whose product MSDNSARHVAIIMDGNGRWAKRRGLPRVMGHRKGVEAVRELVRNVQGMGLECLTLYAFSSENWKRPDEEVDDLMGLMRRFIKSDLPEFVANDVRLKIIGDWQGLAPDIVEMLKDALEQTAKGSNTLAVALNYGSQDEIARAAALAAQAGEVSAETIAAHLDTADLPPLDLLIRTSGEIRLSNFLLWQSAYAEMMFVDTLWPDFTPGHLQDALDGFARRERRFGGR is encoded by the coding sequence ATGTCCGATAACAGCGCCCGGCATGTCGCCATCATCATGGATGGCAATGGCCGCTGGGCCAAGCGGCGCGGCCTGCCGCGCGTGATGGGTCACCGCAAGGGCGTTGAGGCGGTGCGCGAACTGGTGCGCAATGTGCAGGGAATGGGGCTGGAATGTCTCACGCTCTACGCCTTCAGCAGCGAGAATTGGAAGCGGCCGGACGAGGAGGTGGACGATCTGATGGGGCTGATGCGGCGCTTCATCAAATCGGACTTGCCGGAATTCGTCGCCAATGACGTGCGCCTGAAAATTATCGGCGATTGGCAAGGACTTGCACCCGATATCGTCGAAATGCTCAAAGATGCGCTGGAGCAAACCGCAAAAGGCAGCAACACGCTGGCAGTGGCGCTGAATTACGGCTCGCAAGACGAGATTGCGCGTGCGGCGGCGCTTGCCGCGCAGGCCGGCGAGGTGTCGGCCGAAACCATCGCGGCACATCTCGACACGGCCGATTTGCCGCCGCTCGACCTGCTGATCCGCACCAGCGGCGAAATACGGCTGTCCAATTTTCTGCTATGGCAGTCGGCCTATGCCGAGATGATGTTTGTCGATACGCTGTGGCCCGATTTTACGCCGGGCCATTTGCAGGATGCGCTCGATGGGTTTGCACGAAGGGAGCGGCGCTTTGGCGGAAGATAG
- the rfbC gene encoding dTDP-4-dehydrorhamnose 3,5-epimerase, with amino-acid sequence MNILPCDIQGPLIIEPAVFGDERGFFMESWNAAKFAEAGLDIAFVQDNHSRSERGVLRGLHFQNPGPQGKLVRVVNGAVWDVAVDLRRSSPTFGQWAGVELSARNKRMFWVPQGFAHGFLTLEDHTDFLYKCDAPYNPSAEHTLAWDDPALGVEWPLDGLEPQLSVKDRQGKPLAQIEAFA; translated from the coding sequence ATGAATATACTGCCTTGCGATATTCAAGGACCGCTGATCATCGAGCCGGCGGTGTTCGGAGACGAGCGCGGTTTTTTCATGGAAAGCTGGAACGCGGCCAAATTCGCCGAAGCTGGTCTGGATATCGCTTTCGTCCAGGACAATCACAGCCGCAGCGAGCGCGGGGTGCTGCGCGGCCTGCATTTTCAGAACCCGGGTCCGCAGGGTAAGCTGGTGCGCGTGGTGAATGGCGCGGTGTGGGACGTCGCAGTCGATCTGCGGAGGTCTTCGCCGACTTTCGGCCAGTGGGCCGGGGTAGAGCTGAGCGCGCGGAACAAGCGGATGTTCTGGGTGCCGCAGGGCTTCGCGCATGGGTTCCTCACGCTCGAGGATCACACCGATTTCCTCTATAAATGCGACGCGCCCTATAATCCCTCCGCCGAGCATACGCTCGCGTGGGATGATCCCGCGCTTGGCGTTGAGTGGCCGCTAGACGGGCTGGAACCGCAGCTTTCGGTCAAGGACCGGCAGGGCAAACCGCTCGCGCAGATCGAGGCGTTCGCGTGA
- the bamA gene encoding outer membrane protein assembly factor BamA, translating into MNSRIKARAQNGYLRPQFALALLGGTVLAGMPAAALAQDEGAEEDPATQAQPVGQQGQAAQTPSTIATQDIIRTISVAGAQRLEPQTILSYIRLRPGQPYSQAAGDQALKELYATELFSNARVSNDNGAILIEVTENPVINRIILEGNDRIKDDKILPEIKLSPRQIFTRSKVRADVARIIELYKRQGRFAASVEPQMVQLAQNRVDIVFEITEGPKSKVRQINIIGNEEFSDGKLRGEMVTKQARLTTFLSSNTSYDPDRLAFDQQKLRQFYLTKGYADFRVVSAVAELTPDKRDFIITYVVEEGERYSFGEVDVESQLRDFDSDLMSRQLPMNTGDSYNAKLVEDTVEQLSELAGTFGYAFADIAPQFNRNKEELTMDVTFLIREAPRVYVERIDVNGNTLTQDKVVRREFRLSEGDAFNTLSVKRSTARINSLGYFQENFEVEQKPGSEPDRIILEANIVEKPTGELQLSAGFSSIESFILAGSIRQRNFRGRGQTVGASVNYSRFSRSAQLSFTEPYVFDRNISAGIDIYRRDYQNFGFSNNQRNTTFEQATTGAAFRVGVPITEYISGIASYTFNYDDISLDENTFFADLDGDGIRTCEPLLAGRFLCDSIGERASSILGVTLAYDSLNSRFRPTRGETLSVGAEFAGLGGDVKYLRLRTKGSKYWRLPAGFIGSITAEGGVIEALENREGEGVDDVRLTDRFFLGEPQIRGFDIRGVGPRVIRQPIRDDGMGNPVVITDRDQVSDDAIGGRAYYLARAEIEIPLGSGASELGLRPSIFADIGGLFNIETPKLTQNLLGQEVFLPTRDGDGNPVYFFNGDPDDPNDNIQVGIPVGNTIPDGFVAVGSTFPAFQEVFLGDSPSPRISVGIGVNWNSPFGPFRIDFAQVLKKQPGDDTKKFSFNVGTQF; encoded by the coding sequence ATGAATTCACGCATTAAGGCTCGCGCTCAAAACGGTTACCTGCGCCCGCAATTCGCCCTCGCTTTGCTGGGCGGAACCGTCCTGGCGGGCATGCCTGCCGCCGCATTGGCACAGGACGAAGGCGCCGAGGAAGACCCTGCAACGCAGGCGCAGCCGGTCGGCCAGCAAGGGCAGGCGGCCCAGACCCCCTCGACCATCGCCACGCAGGACATCATTCGCACAATCAGCGTGGCGGGCGCACAGCGGCTGGAGCCGCAGACCATCCTCAGCTACATCCGCCTGCGCCCCGGCCAGCCTTACAGCCAGGCGGCGGGCGATCAGGCGCTGAAGGAACTCTACGCGACGGAACTGTTCTCCAACGCCCGGGTCAGCAACGATAATGGCGCGATCCTGATCGAGGTTACCGAAAACCCGGTCATCAACCGCATCATTCTGGAGGGCAACGACCGGATCAAGGACGACAAGATCCTGCCGGAAATCAAGCTGTCGCCACGCCAGATATTCACCCGTTCCAAAGTGCGCGCCGATGTTGCGCGTATTATCGAGCTGTACAAGCGGCAGGGCCGGTTTGCGGCCAGCGTCGAGCCGCAGATGGTTCAGCTCGCCCAGAACCGCGTCGATATCGTGTTCGAGATCACCGAAGGGCCCAAATCCAAGGTCCGCCAGATCAACATTATCGGGAATGAAGAGTTTTCCGATGGCAAGCTGCGCGGCGAAATGGTGACCAAGCAGGCGCGCCTGACCACCTTCCTGAGCTCCAACACCAGCTACGATCCCGACCGGCTGGCGTTCGACCAGCAGAAGCTGCGCCAGTTCTATCTGACCAAAGGCTACGCCGATTTCCGCGTGGTCTCCGCCGTGGCCGAGCTCACGCCCGACAAGCGCGACTTTATCATCACCTATGTGGTCGAAGAAGGCGAACGCTACAGCTTCGGCGAAGTCGATGTAGAGAGCCAGCTGCGCGATTTCGACAGTGATTTGATGAGCCGCCAGCTGCCGATGAACACCGGCGATTCCTACAATGCGAAGCTGGTCGAAGACACCGTCGAGCAGCTGAGCGAGCTGGCCGGCACGTTCGGTTACGCGTTTGCGGACATCGCGCCGCAATTCAATCGCAACAAGGAAGAGCTCACGATGGACGTGACCTTCCTGATCCGCGAGGCACCGCGCGTCTATGTCGAGCGGATCGACGTGAACGGCAACACGCTGACGCAGGACAAGGTCGTGCGCCGCGAGTTCCGCCTGTCGGAAGGCGATGCCTTCAACACGCTGTCGGTCAAGCGGTCCACCGCGCGGATCAATTCGCTCGGCTATTTCCAGGAGAATTTCGAAGTCGAGCAAAAGCCCGGCAGTGAACCGGACCGGATTATCCTGGAAGCGAACATCGTCGAAAAGCCGACCGGCGAATTGCAGCTATCGGCAGGATTTTCCTCGATCGAAAGCTTTATCCTGGCCGGGTCCATCCGCCAGCGCAATTTCCGCGGGCGCGGGCAGACGGTTGGCGCCAGCGTCAATTATTCGCGCTTCAGCCGCTCTGCGCAGCTGAGCTTCACCGAACCTTATGTGTTCGACCGCAACATCTCGGCAGGGATCGATATTTACCGCCGCGACTACCAGAATTTCGGTTTCAGCAATAACCAACGCAACACCACCTTCGAACAGGCCACCACCGGTGCCGCCTTCCGCGTGGGTGTGCCGATCACCGAATATATCTCCGGTATCGCCAGCTACACCTTCAACTATGACGATATCAGCCTGGACGAGAACACGTTCTTCGCCGATCTCGACGGTGACGGTATCCGCACCTGCGAACCGCTGCTGGCTGGCCGTTTTCTGTGCGATTCGATTGGCGAGCGGGCGAGTTCGATCCTCGGCGTGACTCTGGCCTACGATTCGCTCAACAGCCGTTTCCGCCCGACGCGCGGCGAGACGCTGTCGGTCGGCGCCGAATTCGCCGGACTTGGCGGCGATGTTAAGTATCTGCGCCTGCGCACCAAGGGGTCGAAATACTGGCGTTTGCCGGCCGGCTTTATCGGCTCGATCACGGCCGAAGGCGGCGTAATCGAAGCGCTCGAAAACCGCGAGGGAGAGGGTGTGGACGACGTTCGTCTGACCGACCGTTTCTTCCTGGGCGAACCGCAGATTCGCGGCTTCGATATTCGCGGTGTCGGCCCGCGCGTGATCCGTCAGCCGATCCGGGACGATGGTATGGGCAATCCTGTCGTAATCACGGACCGCGACCAGGTATCCGACGATGCGATTGGCGGGAGGGCCTATTACCTCGCACGAGCGGAGATCGAAATTCCGTTGGGCAGCGGCGCCAGCGAACTTGGTCTGAGGCCTTCGATTTTCGCCGACATTGGCGGACTGTTCAACATCGAAACGCCCAAGCTGACGCAGAACCTGCTGGGGCAGGAAGTGTTTCTTCCGACGCGCGATGGCGACGGGAACCCGGTCTATTTCTTCAACGGCGATCCCGATGATCCCAATGACAATATCCAGGTCGGCATTCCGGTTGGAAACACTATCCCTGATGGTTTTGTCGCGGTTGGCAGTACCTTCCCGGCTTTCCAGGAAGTCTTTCTCGGCGATTCGCCAAGCCCGCGTATCTCGGTGGGTATCGGGGTGAATTGGAACAGCCCGTTCGGCCCGTTCAGGATAGATTTTGCTCAGGTGCTTAAGAAGCAGCCGGGCGACGACACCAAAAAATTCTCCTTCAATGTAGGAACGCAATTCTGA